One region of Zingiber officinale cultivar Zhangliang chromosome 7B, Zo_v1.1, whole genome shotgun sequence genomic DNA includes:
- the LOC122004752 gene encoding glycine-rich RNA-binding protein 5, mitochondrial-like — MGGNDDFGGNFGGFGALKASWKAAITPVKGGGGNGSTGGSDSIGGSGIGGNGDFEGFEALKGSWEAMIIHAGYGGGNRIGGNDNFGADFGARPFRHCCRCRPHTHPWRSPPPTRRIKSL; from the exons ATGGGTGGAAACGATGACTTTGGGGGCAACTTTGGAGGCTTCGGGGCCTTGAAGGCCTCATGGAAGGCAGCGATCACTCCCGTCAAAGGTGGCGGCGGCAATGGTAGTACTGGTGGCAGCGACAGTATTGGTGGCAGCGGAATTGGTGGAAATGGTGACTTTGAGGGCTTCGAGGCCTTGAAGGGCTCGTGGGAGGCGATGATCATCCATGCCGGGTATGGGGGTGGCAATAGAATCGGTGGAAACGACAACTTTGGGGCTGATTTTGGGGCACGCCCTTTCCGCCACTGCTGTCGTTGTCGTCCCCACACCCACCCCTGGCGATCACCGCCTCCGACAAGAAG GATCAAGTCATTGTGA